One Glycine max cultivar Williams 82 chromosome 1, Glycine_max_v4.0, whole genome shotgun sequence genomic window, AAAGATTTTTaccaaaatcatataaattataatataacgaAGAAGATAAACTTTCTAAAACTATCAAAGATCAAGTCAAATAGACTAAATCAAATAAAGTCAGCTAATGATCCAAGCTAGTCTTTgcttaaatttgtttattctgAAAACCTGGATATTTTACTCACAATAAAGTCAGCCATCAAAAAGTGAACAATAAAGTCAGCTAATGATCCTTTTTATTCACAATTTATATCCACTGAATATATTGAACCAAAGACTAGCTTGGACCGAAATCAATGAGAATGAGCAccttgaataataaataaaatccgTCGATATATCTCTtcatttatcttatcttattattttaatatctttctttgaatttttaaacTTCGAGTGTGCTTTTATATATGTAGTAGTACTATTTTCTTTTAGGATGATGATGTAAATGTTTTACTTTTCTGTGATAAAtgcttaatttattatttattaatgtaaaattattattcgctaatttgtttcttgttttttaatGCTTATTAATGTTGGACCTAAAATTTCCACGGTTTAATTACTCCCTCCGTCCTATTATAactattgtgtaaaaaaaaaatatactaaaataattattattttagatttttaatattaattaattttttacttatattccttataatgttaaaattagataacataatatataaataaattaatgataatataagattaattttataaaattattattcttttttatctattttttaatatgtataaaataacataaaatgacaATTATAATAAGATGGAGGGAGTAATTTATTAGGTGAATGATTCAAAAGATAAACAACATACTGTATTTagtagaaattaattttaaggataaaatttcttatttgtttaaaaaagtgTCTAAAAACATAACATaccttaattaaaatattattggtagagtaaactttttatattgttatccaCTTACagattatcatataattaaaaattactaaattttataataaccattttaaaaactacatgtaaagtattttttaattaattgacaatctaattttttttttaactaacattgcatcaaaataaaactcatgaaataaataattatattttctaaaagaagttataccaaaatataatttcaaaaatcaATGAATTATACTCTAGACATAATAGGAACTCCTTATTAATATTTGCcaatatgataataatatttaatgagaggaaaatataaaataactaaaaataccattttttacataatgttttattgtatttttttataataaacaccATACATGGGATATTCTAAATCTCAAAAGTGAATATGCTTTGGAACATATAAAACTTCGAccacaataaataaaacaaaagaaagagtgttacgacaacaaaaaaatttaaaaataaaaattagaaaacgtTTGAGCAAAGAGACAAGATGAAGGGAGGGTTTATTATGGGGGGCAAGAGGTGTGAGCTGTTGCGTGAAGAACCCCGAAAAGCACGTTTGACGTTAATTATGCCGCATTGGACCTCTTCAATAATTAACTTCCTCTACGATACCACGCCTTTTGTTTATTTAGGATAAATTAgttctgaaaaataaaaattttaaattttaaatatataaaaaatgaaaataataataattatataaataatttaataatgaattaattactaaaatttacattcaaaattataatttattatcaaattaattcttaaatattataatttcatgataaaatgatttaaaatttaacaataatattaatttatcatatttttatatattcaaaaactaaatttatattttttattttttaaaaattattttgttacgGAATCACACCTTCATAGATATTTATTCTTCATCTTCACACTCCCCACATTCTTATTATTGCGTGGCACTTTCACCGCACAAATTAAATCAACACAACACTCCCATCGCATAAACAATAAAACCATAAATAAAACGCGGCCATGTGGGGTCGTTTTATGGAACCCACGCCCACGCCCACGCCCACGCCATTCACCTGCACAATATAAAtctctattattatttattagtgttttctttccttattttttttttctcaaacttaCAAGTCACACATATCAATTAATGAATTCAATACTATAGCTTTTGGTCCAAAAGATACGTCGCCTAAAGAATTACCCTATttgttatttcaaaataatgaaagacctttttttaAGCTTCACCCTTATCCAAAACCTTtcttaaataaagtaaaaaattatgaaatatttataaaaaataaatagttttaacattaaataatcttattttgttatatattttcttaacttttatttgtttaaaaaaatattaaaataataattatatttaatgcgtatttattcttatattttcatACATTTTAAGATAACtgaacctaattaaaaaaagactaaattaacaatatttcaaataaaaatttaaaaacgcctttaatattttgaaaatataaaacctACTACTAATATTTACTATATGAAGAAAGTAAAGTatgattaacaaaaaaatgtaaaaagattaataaaagaatgttaagaatttcaaattttgaaattattctttatattattatttaattatggattatatatatatatatatatatatatatatatatatatatatatatatatatatatatatatatatatgataagataagtgtgttaatttttatatatataatccatAATTACGTGGGAGATAAaaaatctttcttttatttcaataGGGTTCCATTAGTGACAATAAAATTGGGTTCCACATAATTTGcaagtaaatttttataattggctaataaagtataattttttacaccgatgaaggaaaattaaattcaatgagTATTTCCactcaaaatttaataataatttattattttgaaaagaaagagagaaaaaaatactaaattgtgtgggatctgattttttttttttaaaaaatctgttttgatttttgttatatgtttatgaaatttaagaataaaaaaagatgagTTAGTTGATTGGTTCCTTTGATACATATACTCCTCCAACCACCAATATTCTTTGTCTCTGTAAAAACTcttgtctctctctctcctgaAGGTAAGgcagagaagagaagaagagaaggaaagagGCTTGTCCCTGGAGAAAAGAGGAGGCAAATACATGGAGAACGAGGGTGTAAACACGGTGGTGGTGGAGCAACAACCTGTGGCATCCACGTCCAAGTTTCCGTTGAGCTTTTGGGAAACCACGGTGGCTTCAACGGTGGCGCTGGTTTTCGCGGTGGGCCTTCTCGGCGTCTACCTCACCATGCCCGATTCCGATTACAGCTTCCTCAAACTCCCTCGTACCCTCCAAGACCTTCAACTCCTACGGTAATGTTCCAACCAACATTCCCcctattttgttatattattatacgtgaatttgaaagaaaaaaaaaaacaaccttGGCCTCGTTATCGCGTTTTGGGGTGATACCCACCAACTTTTCACGATGATTATTTCGTTTTAAATGTGATTGATGTTTAAATGAATGTTCTAATTGACAATTTGGGTTTTATTCGGTTGAAAAGATCTGACTTTGAACCGTGGTTCTGTCAAATCATGGTGATTGCACAAGATCGTGATTTTGGGAATCTGGTACATAAGGGTTCTTTGTAAATAGGATTTGGCAATTTTAATTTGGgtcttccttttctctttttatcgCTTGGAAAAGCAGATCTGGAAAGGGTATTTGAGTTTCGGGGGGATCCAGCAGCTTGGAATGAGTATGAGAAAATTGGGTTTGTTATTATTCATAGGTGCTAATCtgttagtaataattaattgaggATTTTGCTTTGAGTCAACAAGCTGGCATCTTTtacttgcaacttgcaagtgTTTATTGGTTGATGGCTCACGTGCTATTTTGATAGGGTTCCATTAATGACAACTTGTATAGTTTACAGTTAGTCCTAGGTTCtaacttgttttcattttttattttttttgaaaacttgtttccatctttaataaataaaataatagttgcAAGTTGCAACCCCAACCGACTCTTTGTGCGGCTGTGACTGAGATCAAGCGATATGTATTTTTACGGTTCCATTGTGTTTGACTTGGGAGTATGAGCCTTGGTGCAAAGGTATGGTTTATGCCTTGTGACTTGGAGCCATCTACTCTCCCCAACTCCACCATATGGGAGCCTTGTGAACTGTTTCAGTGTCACCCTTTTGTTGTGTTTGACTTGCTTCCTATTGGGTAATAATACACACTACACAAGTCATGTGTTTTGCTTCAAATAAATGCTACTCATCATGGGGTGGTTAAATGGAGAATAAAAGAGACTATATGACTCAGCCTTTTAAATTTCGACCAGATTTAACAAACCTATATATGTTTTCTCAATCATTTGATCTACAGTGGGAGCAGGTTTAAATGATGGAATCTACCATGACTTTGCTTTTCATTTCAATGTGTGGAATGTGGATATAATTTCTCCTGCcttgttttttcctttcaagtttcaaatgtttgtgcttATGTAGAAATGGGAATGTAGTTGATCTGGGAAGTTGACAAATGACAACATAAATTGTGCAATGCTTTATCTATCTTTCATTTACTTCTGTAGGGATAACCTTGAGAGCTATACAAGTGACTACACTGCACAAGTCTTGGTGGGGTACTGCGTGGTATATATTTTCATGCAGACTTTCATGATTCCAGGGACTGTGTTCATGTCATTGCTTGCTGGAGCACTCTTTGGAGTCTTTAAAGGTGTGGCTCTGGTTGTTTTCACTGCCACTGCAGGAGCTTCTTCATGCTATTTCCTGTCTAAACTTATTGGACGACCTATTCTGTCCTCTCTCTGGCCTGAAAAGTTGAAATTCTTCCAAACCCAGGTTTGTTTTTAACTTCCCATTACAATGGATTTGATTTAATCTAAGCATGGAATTAAATTTCTAGTTTTATCCTCCAGGTAGCTAAAAGAAGAAAGGGTTTGTTGAACTACATGCTTTTTCTAAGACTGACTCCGACCCTGCCCAacacatttattaattttgcttCTCCAATTGTGGATGTGCCTTATCATATTTTCTTCTTGGCAACTGTTATTGGGCTGATACCTGCTGCCTATGTCACAGTCAAGGTATGTAGCTATGGAAAAAACAAATCTtatttagaaattatatttgtaaaacaaattttacaataatgggagaaaaagagagaggagagagaaaagtgtaaaatttaattactaattaatgaTGTGATAGTGATAGagagagatagaaaaaaaaatgatatacagATTGTTGTACAAATAGCTAACtcgtttttattattttttttgcactTCAGTTTTTGCAAATTGAGTTGTTGTGCTAACAGCAGATTAATGCTCTCAATTGGAAACTGAAATGAAGTTCACACTCTAGTTTCTGCTATAGCTTTCTGTAAATACTCCGCATGTTGGATAATTTCCTCTGCCTTTTCCCTTTTGAAAAGGGTCCTATTATCCTAATGAATCATACACATTTTTATTTCAACTGTTACTGTGATTGTATTTGAGTTTCTGGCTGGTTTTGTTATGCAGGCTGGGTTGGCTCTTGGAGAGTTACAATCCGTGGGTGATCTCTATGATTTCAACTCAATTGCTACTTTGTTTCTCATTGGTGTAGTTTCAGTCACACCCACACTAATGAGCAAGAACGAATCATAGCATTTCAGAAGCCAAGAATCTTTGTGAATGAAGGAAGCCCTTGTTCTCCTGACAACTAATATCAGCTCAGTATTTGTACAGAtctccaaaacaaaaagaaaaaaaggaagaaaaagaacaattgCATTGTGATTCTTTGCTATTAGATTTATTGCAAAATGCTGCAGTAGTTCAAGACAAGCATATGATTGGTCGGATCTCTGCCAGTGGCAAGTAACGACGTTTGGCTGAATTAGTTATGTACATTGTTTATGAGTTGATTTGTGTAAAGCATTTACTTATTCAATGGTAGTTGCTTTGTCATGTTTTTTACATGCACAAAAGATGTTTTCCCTGATCTCTCCTATCATTTGGTAACTTTGGTTACACAGTTACTTTTCCACTTTCTGTGTTTCCTTTTATAATATTACGCCCATAGGAGTTATAAGGACGATttaatgattgaaaaaaaaaaaaaatcgtggaTTTGAATTCCTTTCACTTATAAAAACTAAGAACTGACGTTtgcggataaaaaaaaaacatagaatcATCAGTGCACCATGTGCAATGGTGGCAGGTGGGATATGGAACCTACCGTCCCAGCTAAGTATACGAGGAAAATTAAGTAAGCATGCGAGTTGCTTAAGTAGTTTTTACAACTAAGGACCACTTCTGAGTTGGGGCACCATTAGAGTTGTAGTGGGTTGATTTGGCTGTCATGTGAAATGGTTCTCATACATATTTAATGAAGCAATTCAATTAAGAGCATGGGAGTTGTTACACTATATAtttcatgttttatttatttattttgtgatgtTATACCACCTTTCTAATTTCGAGCAATTCAATTAAGTTTTTTCTTCAACTAAGGGACTCACGAAAGTTTTTAAATGATCTCCataatatatttccttttttatattttattattcatcttattttttaatttaatatattaattgagATTATATTGattagaatttataaaaaaagtatagaaagagaaattgaaagattattgtgtaaaaaaatgttataaaatttaattttccatATCTTGAAATTTAACCGTTAGTATATATTGTGTATTGtttataacattattttcaCAGTATATGTAACTTcaatttttaatgttaaaatttgttgcattttgaGAGAAAGAAGACGACAACTGTCAGTTGGACAAGTGAAAGAAATGGTAACGTTCATTTATACATATTGGAGATGACATCTATGTGAGAAAAATGCCAATGGTATTTAtagcaacaacaataaaataagcTGGTCCACACAATTGCTCTCTAATAATGCAAAATTCACATGAGTTGTTATGTACTGTTGAAGTCAATACAGAAGCTCTTATTGGAGATATCCTAAGAATCCCTTCTTAATGAAGTGAAATAGTAGTTATTAATTTGTAAGACCTATTTTAAGTTCTTAAGTAGTTTCATTGTCGGAGTGAAAATGTGCTCAAGttcttaaatctaatttgtCATTCACCAAAAgtgatataagaaaaaaaaaaaaaccaccatcGGAGATGCTCTAGCTTCAAATGATTTTGCTAATCATTACCTTAAGGGTTACATATTCtgatataatgacatcctaccGAGTAATGTCTTGTAAAGTAGAAAAATGTTTGAATAAtgatacataaatattatttaataaaaatgtttaaaggACACCAACTAACCTATCCAACatctaaaaaaaagataaaagtaagGAAAAAATATACGTATTGGTTTTGTGATGTCATAGAAAGAGAGATAATGAGGCATTAGtagaatgtttaaaattatagaatatttatatattattatttttaaagaaagcCCTAATGCCTTGTCGAAACTTACGTTTGTAGCTTGGAAGCTTTGATACACTTTGTGACAATGTATTCATTCCTCATTGCATATTTGCATATATGCATCACGTACTATGTAAGGGAAAACACAAGTAGTATGTAAATCACTTATCAATAGTATTACTAAAACTGTTCGGCAACCACCATGTGTTGGCTGAAaagttttttgaattttatttattttattcaattgctcAATTTATCATTCATTCTAatgttttttcttccaaaatccGTACAGCACGGATTTCAAtgctaataaatatatattgtaaaacACTCACAAATATGAAGTGAAACATTTTATTCTCAAAGTACATAGCTTTCACTTAACTTTTGTAAAGTCCATGGATTTAGGCAGCCCTAAACCATCATTATTTCGAGCTTCCAGAGAAAACAACTTTCTCCATGTTTCTTACTTAACCATCGTCCAATTTAATGTAATGACCATAGTCTGTTCCTTCAACCACTCGTAAAGTCAGCAGCTGTTGGTTCTTTAGCATCCAATAGATACTTCCCTTACATCTCCCAATGATTCCATGCACTATTAAATATAGGTAAGATGTGTTCTCCAGAATTTTCCTATCATTTAGATTGCACATCAGTTatactttcattttttcaatACAAAAAAACTTGCTGAGCATTTTATCTTAGTGTGTTACACGCTTCATGTACAAGTGTCACCTGTGTGAAAATTGGAATGGGCCCTATGCATGTATCAGGAAAAGCAAAGAGTTGATGGATAGTTGAAAAGTCCCTTGCGTAACTCAATTGATTAAGctctaaaatatgaattttgcaTGCTTGAATTAATCCTTCGCAATAGGCTATCCCTTTAATATTTCTTCATCTCTGTTCTTCCTTACGTAACGTTTACCacctagaaaaaataaataaagaatacaaGTAACTGAATTATAGGTTTAGAAGATGAAGTTTTTTGTCATTGCCTACCAATCCATTCAGAtgataaaatgagaaaattaaattcGCCTGAATCATTGTCATATTAAAGTATGAAACAATATAAGAAAAAAGGTTAAGGAGAAAAGAATTGACGAATGCTCCTTTCCAAGGCAGGAAATGCTACAAGCCTTAACAAGGCCCAACAGTGGAAGTTACAACTTACCAATAAGAGCAtactataaactaaaattacacatcaaatttaaaataaaatgaagagcAACGATAATGTTAAATCCTTTTAAATGAGTAAATTGTATCCCAGTCCACtgatttttcttaattcttaacCATTCGCTGCCAAATGTGCCTTTAAGTCTGCTGAGAACATTCTTGAAGAAATCTCCCATTGCCTTAAAACCATGCCAGTGTTGACAAAT contains:
- the LOC100782353 gene encoding uncharacterized membrane protein At4g09580, which codes for MENEGVNTVVVEQQPVASTSKFPLSFWETTVASTVALVFAVGLLGVYLTMPDSDYSFLKLPRTLQDLQLLRDNLESYTSDYTAQVLVGYCVVYIFMQTFMIPGTVFMSLLAGALFGVFKGVALVVFTATAGASSCYFLSKLIGRPILSSLWPEKLKFFQTQVAKRRKGLLNYMLFLRLTPTLPNTFINFASPIVDVPYHIFFLATVIGLIPAAYVTVKAGLALGELQSVGDLYDFNSIATLFLIGVVSVTPTLMSKNES